One window from the genome of Burkholderia sp. FERM BP-3421 encodes:
- a CDS encoding AAA family ATPase, translated as MLTKLEAHGFKNLLNFSISFGPFNCIAGLNGVGKSNIFDAIKFLSLLSDVSLIEAALAVRDSESSDPLDIFWTSGNFRAEKLFLAVEMLVPLDITDDFGRKAQATSTFLRYELELARNPQDELSRAFGLYLVREELIYINKGEAANKLHFPLNAALFRNRVVVNKRKGEGYISTRTSEDGIVEVHLHSNGDGGGRTQKIPANRIPKTVVANTNSSVWPTVLAARREMQSWRFLSLEPSAMRRSNKLHEPSSVGADGGRLAATLFKLSRQDENVCSRIASRLSQIVPTSDIRLDVDQVRELLTVEVKERSGAFLPARALSDGTLRFLALCIMAEDSDFNGLLCFEEPENGIHPAKMHAMLSLLKELSVDPHNEVNDDNPMRQILIATHSPVLVKLEDANDLIYADIVKVRGLDGMPASTIRCKSIPGSWREKDGESNYLDKGSIIAYLNLPENTQMDLNFEDENVEAKE; from the coding sequence ATGTTGACTAAACTCGAAGCCCACGGTTTCAAGAATTTGCTCAATTTCTCGATATCTTTCGGCCCGTTTAACTGTATCGCCGGGTTAAATGGTGTTGGAAAATCAAACATATTCGATGCGATAAAATTTCTTTCGTTGCTAAGCGACGTTTCGCTCATTGAGGCTGCCCTGGCAGTCCGAGATTCAGAGTCCTCCGATCCTTTGGATATTTTTTGGACTAGTGGCAATTTTCGTGCCGAGAAATTGTTTCTGGCAGTTGAAATGCTAGTGCCACTTGATATCACGGATGACTTTGGTCGTAAAGCGCAAGCGACGTCTACATTCCTGCGTTATGAATTAGAGTTGGCTCGCAATCCGCAGGATGAACTTTCTCGTGCATTTGGTTTGTATTTAGTGCGAGAGGAATTGATTTACATAAATAAAGGTGAGGCTGCTAATAAACTTCACTTCCCGCTCAATGCTGCGCTATTTCGCAACAGAGTTGTGGTAAACAAACGAAAAGGGGAGGGATACATTTCAACTCGGACCAGCGAGGATGGTATTGTTGAGGTGCATCTACATTCAAATGGTGACGGTGGCGGGAGAACTCAAAAAATACCGGCGAATCGCATTCCAAAAACTGTGGTCGCAAATACAAATAGCTCAGTTTGGCCAACTGTTCTTGCTGCGCGGCGCGAAATGCAATCCTGGAGATTTCTTTCGCTAGAACCGAGTGCCATGCGCCGTTCTAATAAATTACACGAGCCAAGTAGTGTTGGCGCGGATGGTGGAAGGCTGGCCGCCACTTTGTTTAAACTCAGCCGTCAAGACGAAAATGTTTGCTCTCGAATTGCGAGTCGACTATCTCAGATAGTTCCCACCTCGGATATTCGACTTGATGTGGATCAAGTGCGTGAATTGCTAACAGTAGAAGTTAAAGAGCGATCCGGTGCATTTTTGCCGGCCAGAGCGCTATCAGACGGGACGTTACGATTCCTGGCGCTTTGTATTATGGCGGAAGATTCAGATTTCAATGGACTTCTTTGTTTTGAGGAACCGGAAAACGGAATCCATCCAGCAAAAATGCATGCAATGCTAAGCTTGCTCAAGGAGCTATCGGTTGACCCACATAATGAGGTCAATGACGATAATCCAATGCGGCAAATTCTTATTGCAACACATTCGCCAGTTTTGGTAAAATTAGAGGATGCAAATGATTTAATTTATGCCGATATCGTTAAGGTGAGGGGGCTTGATGGAATGCCGGCCTCGACCATACGCTGCAAAAGCATCCCGGGAAGTTGGCGAGAAAAAGATGGCGAAAGCAATTATTTAGATAAAGGGTCAATAATTGCGTATCTTAATCTTCCAGAAAATACGCAAATGGATCTTAATTTTGAGGATGAAAACGTTGAGGCGAAGGAATGA
- a CDS encoding IS3 family transposase (programmed frameshift): MKRKRFSIEQIVAVLKQAELGMPVADVIRQVGISEQTFYRWKKQYAGMQSDQVRELKQLQDENARLKKLVAELSLDKAILQDVAAKKLARPALRRDVVDYVVSHYGLTMRRACRLVKQPRSVQYYKSIKDPRPELRSRMREIAYTRVRYGYRRVHVLLRREGWQLGRNQAYRLYCEEQLQLRSKLPKRRKMVVTRVAKIVPVRPNDAWSMDFVADQLADGSKFRTLTIVDVFTKEALAIEVGQRLKGEHVVSALNRIAARRGAPRHLFVDNGSEFSGRLLDMWAYHYQAKIDFSRPGKPTDNCHIETFNGSFRDECLNLHWFETLGEAKAIVEAWRRDYNESRPHSALKELAPAEFARQLMPLPGSTRPETPENSL, from the exons ATGAAACGGAAACGCTTTTCGATCGAACAGATTGTGGCAGTGCTGAAGCAAGCCGAACTGGGGATGCCGGTGGCCGATGTGATCCGGCAGGTCGGTATTTCGGAACAGACGTTCTATCGGTGGAAGAAGCAATACGCCGGGATGCAGTCTGATCAGGTACGCGAACTCAAGCAGTTGCAGGACGAGAATGCGCGGCTGAAGAAGCTGGTCGCCGAATTGAGCTTGGACAAGGCCATCTTGCAAGACGTAGCTGCAAAAAAGT TGGCCCGGCCCGCGCTGAGACGAGACGTGGTGGATTACGTGGTGAGCCACTACGGATTGACGATGAGGCGGGCCTGTCGGCTCGTGAAGCAACCGCGCAGCGTTCAGTACTACAAAAGCATCAAGGACCCTCGCCCAGAACTGCGCTCACGTATGCGCGAGATCGCCTATACGCGTGTGCGCTACGGGTATCGACGCGTCCATGTACTGCTGCGCCGGGAAGGCTGGCAGTTGGGTCGGAATCAGGCGTACCGGTTGTATTGCGAAGAGCAGTTGCAGTTGCGCTCGAAATTGCCGAAGCGACGAAAGATGGTGGTGACGCGCGTGGCGAAGATCGTTCCGGTCAGGCCAAACGACGCTTGGAGTATGGATTTTGTGGCTGACCAGCTTGCTGATGGCTCGAAATTTCGCACTTTGACGATCGTGGATGTGTTCACGAAGGAGGCGTTGGCGATCGAAGTGGGGCAACGCTTGAAAGGCGAACACGTGGTATCCGCATTGAACCGAATCGCCGCTCGGCGCGGCGCTCCGCGGCATCTGTTTGTCGACAACGGCAGCGAGTTTTCCGGGCGCCTGCTCGATATGTGGGCGTACCACTACCAAGCAAAAATCGACTTCAGCCGACCGGGCAAGCCGACGGACAATTGCCACATCGAGACGTTTAACGGATCATTCCGCGATGAGTGCTTGAACCTACATTGGTTCGAGACGTTGGGCGAAGCCAAAGCGATCGTCGAGGCCTGGCGCCGGGATTACAACGAGAGCCGTCCTCACTCTGCTCTCAAAGAGTTGGCACCAGCTGAATTCGCCCGTCAGCTGATGCCTTTGCCGGGTTCAACCAGACCCGAAACGCCGGAAAACTCGCTCTAG
- a CDS encoding UDP-N-acetylglucosamine 2-epimerase, translating into MPALTDALAYVDPVRIDAAVSAANERGRPLYLLVLATKPCYIKLASLVHACLAAEVPFLLVDSGQHYDLELTGAKRELGYAEHVAVLFGIRGTLLERAAHLARGIDALGEQLARRGSRTAIVPVVSGDTSTAALFPQYWYFANGVRSVHVEAGLRSLGPSWPGGWEALDDVRAQRTGAWTAFHDEPFPEGIDTRLASVASDLLLAPVERNVDQLVREGYPAGRIARVGSLSSDAVRLAHAAAGSASLFQRYPRLASGRWLRVDLHRRENMTPARLRAVLEGVARLSRAGVQVVLVKTNALLGALHQHALEGLLDDAARHGVMIHELWPGYVDVIAFLASPHCHAVYTDSGGLQEEAAVLGVPCITCRFSTDRPETVLDAETNLLVPPLSAAFVYAQLDLLLREDPEASWPGLSRGGEFYGQSVGAGIARLLADYQPATPLAGSRARFERR; encoded by the coding sequence ATGCCTGCACTGACCGATGCGCTTGCCTATGTCGACCCGGTACGGATCGATGCCGCCGTATCCGCCGCGAACGAGCGGGGGCGACCGCTCTATCTGCTCGTGCTGGCCACCAAGCCTTGCTACATCAAGCTGGCCAGTCTGGTGCACGCCTGCCTCGCGGCGGAGGTGCCGTTCCTGCTCGTCGACAGCGGCCAGCATTACGATCTCGAACTGACGGGCGCGAAGCGGGAGCTGGGCTATGCCGAGCACGTCGCGGTGTTGTTCGGCATTCGCGGCACCTTGCTCGAACGCGCTGCGCACCTCGCCCGCGGAATCGACGCGCTGGGCGAGCAACTCGCGCGACGCGGCAGCCGGACCGCCATCGTGCCGGTCGTGTCGGGCGACACGTCGACGGCGGCGCTATTTCCGCAGTACTGGTATTTCGCGAACGGCGTGCGCAGCGTGCACGTCGAGGCGGGGTTGCGCAGCCTGGGGCCGTCATGGCCAGGCGGCTGGGAAGCGCTGGACGACGTCCGGGCGCAGCGCACCGGCGCATGGACGGCGTTTCATGACGAGCCGTTTCCGGAGGGCATCGATACCCGGCTCGCGTCCGTCGCATCGGATCTGCTGCTGGCGCCCGTCGAGCGCAACGTCGATCAGTTGGTGCGGGAAGGGTACCCGGCCGGGCGGATCGCCCGTGTGGGTTCGCTGAGCAGCGACGCGGTCCGGCTCGCGCACGCGGCGGCCGGATCGGCATCGCTGTTCCAGCGCTATCCGCGGCTGGCGTCGGGGCGCTGGCTCAGGGTCGACCTGCATCGTCGCGAGAACATGACGCCCGCGCGGCTGCGGGCGGTGCTGGAGGGCGTGGCCCGGCTGAGCCGCGCGGGCGTGCAGGTCGTGCTGGTGAAGACCAATGCGCTCCTCGGCGCGCTGCATCAGCATGCACTGGAAGGCCTGCTCGACGACGCGGCCCGGCATGGCGTGATGATCCATGAACTGTGGCCGGGCTACGTCGACGTGATCGCGTTTCTCGCGTCGCCGCATTGCCACGCGGTGTATACCGACAGCGGCGGCCTGCAGGAGGAAGCGGCCGTGCTCGGCGTGCCGTGCATCACGTGCCGTTTCAGCACCGACCGCCCGGAAACCGTGCTGGATGCGGAAACCAATCTGCTGGTGCCGCCGTTGTCGGCGGCATTCGTTTACGCGCAGCTGGACTTGCTGTTGCGGGAGGATCCCGAAGCTAGCTGGCCCGGCCTGTCGCGGGGCGGCGAGTTTTACGGGCAGTCGGTCGGCGCGGGCATCGCCCGGCTGCTGGCGGACTATCAGCCCGCCACGCCGCTGGCTGGCTCGCGCGCGCGCTTCGAACGACGCTGA
- a CDS encoding RICIN domain-containing protein: MRIEQRANTTKIGNKMLRKARLFRYISILLAPILLWPSISSAVIAGGMVSNSFSFSPNSSGSRINTSVQVTHEPGANGNTFYANQFWFLGGIGGYVGIQQNSGTQKIAIFSIWNVSAAAPSTAAQCQSFGGEGTGIQCKINYSWVEGSTYTLSVFPVATGSGSGNSTWRATVTDQAGHSTTIGDIYVPASQGLLQGTVSQFVENFTQGAQQYASCSNVPPTTAVFRTPNLDGHPATSASTNTYGNCQSIASSVCTSDLACTATVNQAGSVNNQSLLQNAVNGYCADTLAGGSNVGLWNCTTKDANQILSIDASNHLKLVDRGLCLQSGSPVQATACNQSSSQEWLYIPSTQAFLNVGSNQCLDASGGGVLNAKVNTYSCNNLSYQKWKWVPNN, from the coding sequence GTGCGGATTGAACAGCGTGCAAATACAACAAAGATAGGGAATAAAATGCTCAGGAAAGCAAGGCTTTTTCGCTACATATCGATACTTCTCGCTCCGATTCTTTTGTGGCCTAGCATTTCGAGTGCTGTCATCGCCGGCGGGATGGTTTCAAATTCATTTTCATTTTCACCGAATTCAAGCGGAAGTCGGATTAACACCAGTGTGCAGGTGACTCATGAGCCTGGCGCAAACGGAAATACATTTTATGCCAACCAGTTCTGGTTCTTGGGTGGAATTGGCGGGTATGTGGGGATACAGCAGAATTCCGGCACCCAGAAGATCGCCATATTTTCTATCTGGAACGTATCAGCTGCGGCACCTTCAACTGCTGCCCAATGCCAGTCATTCGGCGGCGAAGGTACCGGCATACAGTGCAAAATAAACTACAGTTGGGTTGAGGGTTCAACCTACACCCTTTCCGTCTTTCCGGTTGCTACCGGCTCCGGTAGCGGTAACTCCACCTGGCGGGCGACAGTTACCGATCAGGCCGGGCATTCCACGACGATCGGTGATATTTACGTTCCCGCTTCGCAAGGCCTTCTGCAGGGCACCGTGAGCCAGTTCGTCGAGAACTTTACTCAGGGAGCGCAACAATACGCGAGCTGCTCCAACGTTCCGCCGACCACCGCCGTTTTCCGGACCCCGAACCTGGACGGGCATCCGGCAACGTCGGCTTCGACCAACACCTACGGTAATTGCCAGTCCATTGCCAGTTCAGTCTGTACTTCAGATCTCGCATGTACTGCCACCGTCAACCAGGCCGGTTCAGTCAACAATCAGTCGCTGCTCCAGAATGCAGTCAATGGATACTGTGCTGATACGCTAGCTGGGGGCAGCAACGTGGGTCTATGGAATTGCACGACAAAAGATGCGAACCAGATCCTCAGCATAGACGCAAGTAATCATCTGAAGCTCGTTGACCGGGGTTTGTGCCTGCAATCCGGCTCGCCAGTCCAGGCGACCGCATGCAATCAAAGCAGTAGCCAGGAATGGCTTTACATACCGTCCACTCAAGCATTTCTGAACGTGGGGTCCAATCAGTGTCTGGATGCAAGCGGTGGCGGCGTACTTAATGCCAAGGTCAATACTTACAGTTGCAACAACCTTTCCTACCAGAAATGGAAATGGGTTCCCAATAACTAG
- a CDS encoding 2-deoxy-scyllo-inosose synthase — MEQTQGCDFRGDEAAATPGAVDTMDFRFGARDMRFLLGYRCTDALAEQIAGLTDHVVLVADARVHALWGAELVRALRARVRVSSILVEATEAAKSLDRVQSILDEAVGAGATRRSVVVSFGGGLTGNLAGLAAGLLFRGVRLVHVPTTLLAMSDSVLSQKQAVNGLGAKNLYGLYHPAQLSGVDVQYLHTLPPAEFSAGVVELCKNGLAFDAASLPYYDAIAGRADPAAWCALVKLGVAAKQRLLDDDPFEQQQGVVLEYGHTVGHALELETGTLTHGHAVGLGMLVAAAISRARGWLTEAEEARHADLLSRARAPVTLPGPVDTAAVVERIRRDNKRGRIALKPREHSFVLLERLGRPAVTAGLPLVAVDEAELVDGFAKLASGYYAVAGSVR; from the coding sequence ATGGAACAGACGCAAGGCTGCGACTTTCGCGGCGACGAGGCCGCGGCAACGCCCGGTGCCGTCGATACGATGGATTTCCGTTTCGGCGCGCGCGACATGCGGTTTCTGCTCGGCTATCGGTGCACGGACGCGCTGGCCGAACAGATCGCGGGGTTGACCGACCATGTCGTGTTGGTGGCCGACGCGCGAGTGCATGCGCTGTGGGGGGCGGAGCTGGTCCGCGCACTGCGGGCGCGGGTCAGGGTGTCCAGCATCCTGGTCGAGGCGACCGAAGCCGCCAAGTCGCTCGACCGCGTCCAGTCGATCCTTGACGAGGCAGTCGGCGCGGGCGCGACGCGACGCTCGGTGGTGGTCTCGTTCGGCGGCGGCCTCACCGGCAATCTCGCGGGACTCGCCGCCGGATTGCTGTTTCGCGGCGTCCGGCTGGTGCATGTGCCAACGACCCTGCTGGCAATGTCCGATTCCGTGCTGTCGCAGAAGCAGGCCGTCAACGGGCTGGGCGCGAAGAATCTGTACGGCCTCTACCATCCCGCCCAGCTGAGCGGCGTCGACGTACAGTACCTGCATACGTTGCCGCCGGCCGAGTTCTCGGCGGGCGTGGTCGAGCTGTGCAAGAACGGGCTGGCGTTCGACGCGGCGTCGCTGCCGTACTACGACGCAATCGCGGGGCGCGCCGATCCCGCCGCATGGTGCGCGCTCGTCAAGCTGGGCGTCGCCGCGAAGCAGCGGCTGCTGGACGACGATCCGTTCGAGCAGCAGCAGGGCGTCGTGCTCGAATACGGGCATACGGTCGGTCACGCACTGGAGCTGGAGACGGGCACGCTGACCCACGGCCACGCGGTCGGCCTCGGCATGCTGGTCGCGGCGGCGATATCGCGTGCGCGCGGCTGGTTGACGGAGGCGGAGGAAGCGCGCCACGCAGACCTGCTGTCACGCGCGCGCGCGCCCGTGACGCTGCCGGGCCCGGTCGATACGGCGGCAGTGGTCGAGCGCATCCGGCGCGACAACAAGCGCGGCCGGATCGCGCTGAAACCGCGCGAACATTCGTTCGTGCTGCTGGAACGCCTCGGCCGGCCGGCCGTGACCGCGGGGTTGCCGCTCGTGGCGGTCGACGAAGCGGAACTGGTCGACGGCTTCGCGAAACTCGCGTCCGGTTATTACGCCGTCGCCGGAAGTGTGCGATGA
- a CDS encoding glycosyltransferase family 9 protein has product MRRTVGISIKRTHGLGNLVMLLPVVDKLAAQGVDVHLVTRPDWIEAVQSGRPDVTCSATARAGTIDLDAATCTLAPTTHRTLEFARLLRVTGPFDAPRLHVPKTWSEPFVRHAGALVIAPESGHPARSWPVAHLKALASRLAREHVVLSGLSETPALPCRADLRGRLSLPQLLGLLDQARAVLCFDSGMLHLAMARAVPTLAIFGGIEPRFRATRQQRVRVLQAELDCCPCNKAETCAGRYPCLAQIAPEQVVEALASIDRLAQREILRIKVPACLH; this is encoded by the coding sequence ATGAGGCGGACCGTGGGCATCTCGATCAAACGCACGCATGGGCTGGGCAATCTCGTCATGTTGCTGCCCGTCGTGGACAAGCTGGCCGCGCAGGGCGTCGACGTGCATCTCGTGACCCGGCCCGACTGGATCGAGGCCGTTCAGTCGGGCCGGCCCGACGTGACCTGCTCGGCGACGGCGCGCGCCGGGACGATCGATCTCGACGCGGCCACCTGCACACTGGCGCCGACGACGCACCGGACCCTGGAATTCGCCCGTCTGCTGCGCGTGACCGGGCCGTTCGACGCGCCGCGCCTGCATGTGCCGAAGACGTGGAGCGAGCCGTTCGTCCGACATGCGGGCGCGCTGGTGATTGCGCCGGAATCCGGTCATCCTGCGCGCAGCTGGCCGGTCGCGCATCTGAAGGCGCTCGCATCGCGACTCGCGCGCGAGCACGTGGTGCTGAGCGGCCTGAGCGAGACACCCGCGCTGCCGTGCCGCGCCGATCTGCGCGGCCGGCTGAGCCTGCCGCAATTGCTCGGGCTGCTCGACCAGGCGCGCGCGGTGCTGTGCTTCGATTCAGGCATGCTGCATCTGGCGATGGCGCGCGCGGTCCCGACGCTGGCGATATTCGGCGGCATCGAGCCGCGCTTTCGCGCGACCCGGCAACAACGGGTGCGGGTCCTGCAGGCCGAACTCGACTGTTGTCCGTGCAACAAGGCGGAAACCTGCGCGGGCCGCTATCCGTGCCTGGCGCAGATCGCGCCCGAACAGGTGGTTGAGGCGCTGGCGTCGATCGACCGGCTCGCGCAGCGTGAAATTCTCCGCATCAAGGTGCCGGCATGCCTGCACTGA